In a single window of the Salmo trutta chromosome 23, fSalTru1.1, whole genome shotgun sequence genome:
- the LOC115159401 gene encoding testis-specific serine/threonine-protein kinase 1-like → MDDSLVLKKRGYTLGISLGEGSYAKVKSAYSERLKTNVAIKIINRRKAPADFLEKFLPRELEILASLNHRNIVKTFEIFENSEGKVYMIMELGVQGDLLEFIKFRGALPEDFTRKLFKQLSLAIQFAHDLDVVHRDLKCENLLLDKDFNLKVSDFGFARRINYDDAGQMILSKTFCGSAAYAAPEVLQGLPYNPKVYDVWSMGVVLFIMLCGSMPYDDSNIKKMLKIQKEHRVDFPRSKTVPTECKDLIYRMLNPDVAQRIEVDDILEHVWVQSKSKSHDGSKRREDGPSSEAASSKKERKGESSKHPHGNENKKGAKVEVEAELGPKLSVEGKEAAEPSKHTKKESSPDARNDIPADSC, encoded by the coding sequence ATGGATGACTCACTGGTGCTGAAGAAACGGGGATATACACTGGGCATCAGTTTAGGCGAGGGGTCATACGCCAAAGTAAAATCCGCTTATTCCGAGCGTCTGAAGACCAATGTTGCTATCAAAATTATTAACAGAAGAAAGGCGCCAGCGGATTTTTTGGAGAAGTTCTTACCGCGGGAACTGGAGATCCTTGCATCCCTAAATCACCGAAACATCGTCAAGACCTTCGAGATATTCGAGAATTCAGAAGGGAAGGTGTACATGATTATGGAGCTTGGTGTGCAAGGGGACCTACTAGAGTTCATCAAATTCAGGGGTGCTTTGCCCGAAGATTTCACCAGAAAACTGTTCAAACAACTGTCACTTGCAATACAATTTGCACACGACCTAGATGTTGTTCACAGAGACCTGAAATGTGAAAACCTGCTATTGGACAAAGACTTCAACCTCAAAGTGTCCGACTTTGGATTTGCCAGGAGGATCAATTATGATGATGCTGGACAAATGATTCTCAGCAAAACATTCTGTGGCTCTGCAGCCTATGCAGCACCAGAGGTATTACAGGGGCTCCCATACAACCCCAAAGTGTATGACGTTTGGAGTATGGGGGTCGTTCTATTCATCATGCTCTGTGGGTCTATGCCCTATGATGACTCCAATATTAAGAAGATGCTGAAGATTCAGAAAGAGCATCGCGTTGACTTCCCACGCAGCAAAACTGTCCCTACAGAGTGCAAAGACCTGATATATCGCATGCTTAACCCAGATGTGGCCCAGAGGATAGAGGTCGATGATATCCTTGAGCATGTATGGGTGCAGTCAAAATCCAAATCACATGATGGTAGTAAGAGACGAGAAGATGGGCCTTCATCTGAAGCTGCTAGCTCCAAAAAAGAAAGGAAGGGTGAAAGTAGTAAGCATCCTCATGGCAATGAGAACAAGAAAGGGGCAAAAGTGGAGGTTGAGGCCGAATTGGGCCCTAAACTTTCTGTGGAGGGCAAAGAGGCAGCTGAACCATCTAAGCACACCAAGAAAGAATCATCCCCAGATGCAAGGAATGACATCCCTGCTGATTCATGTTGA